The nucleotide sequence TCCAAACTAAGAACCCTAATTTTCAAATTTGTCTTTCAAAATCGAAATTGAAGACATTTGTTTGAAGAATTGATaactaaatattaataaaattaatttttttatttattcattttaatataTGGATCTCGCCTTCTTCAATGACTTCTTCTTCGCCAAAATCACCATTACAACAACCACCATtgacaccatcatcatcaaactcaaattttcacCACATTTTTTCAATTGCTTCAGTTTCTGTTGATTTGTGCAGCGCATAAACGTTTGGATTTTCAgaacttcctttttcttttttgggttgaAGAAACATATTTTTGCTTTAGTTTTCTTGGTGTATAGGTGGATATGTGTAGTAATAATTTTTTCACTAATAGGTACTTTCTTAGTTGTTAAATGTATGTGTTAATATATGTTTTTCCCACAATGTATTCATTGTTATTGTACTTGTTTGATCAGATTTATTTGGCAGCACCCTTGGCCTTGAAATTGGAATTAACTATGGCCAAATTGCCAATAATCTGCCAACACCCTCGCGAGTCTCGTATCTCCTCAGATCTCTCAATGTCACGAGAGTGAAGCTCTATGATGCTGATAGAAAGTTCACGGTATTAATAAAATTTCTTCGACCTCCAAATCACATAGAAAAACAGCTTTCTCAAATCTTTCTCCTTGTAATTTCATTCCAAGATCTAAAAGTATCGATTGAAAACTTTTACTTTCATCGGAAAATTAAATTCCGGTgaccttcacttttttctttgccGCTATCTATCTCACAACTTATCCTTATTGAGAAGCCTTTGAATCTTGATTTGGTTGATGCTCTGTTACTGTATTCGTTTGTTGGTGAAGCTCCCTTTTAGAGGTGATGAGAGAGATGAATGGTGTAAGGAAGatgacttgaaaatttttgtttaaaaataatgtttaaaattGTTTTTGATGTAGAAATATTCAGAAAAGTGACACTAAATAATGTTTAAAATTGAACTTGGACATGAGTatcgcggggaggtaatagtttcacttttgtatagtttaggtgtgtaataggtcactactATAATTTAGGTGTGACCTAGACTTTTCGTGTATAATTTAGGatggaaacgatgacttttctCAAAGGAAAAAGAGCTTCAGAACATGTTATATAACACGTGTCATACACATTTCctggggtttaaaatcatgcaagataaAATGATtctaaatttagattatttttaaaagtgaaaaaaagaaatcaatcttatttaaaataaactaaaaacaatgTTTCACATAAGAGCACAAATATTACTTTAAGTTCCCATTGCCGTAAATTTGTTTTTAACACTTTCCAATATAAATAGGTACATTTACTATTTTTCCATGGTCTGCTAATTCTGTATTTTCTTTTCAACCACCAGTACTTCGACTATCATCAAGCCCTCTTTCCTCATAGCTATGGTGCCCTCATCATCACATGAGTTATAGTCGAGCCCTATTAGCCTCCTCTTCCCTAAACCTTCCATTCTTGGTTCTAACAAACACATgcttaagatagaaaataaaaaaagcagCACCTAAAGTTCTTGAAAACTTTTAAGCTTAAACAACTTAAACCTGAGTAACCATTGTCACTTTTGGGCTTTCTACTTTAGAAAACCCTACACATGTTTCCTTCAAGCAACACCCATGAACCTTATTCCCATACCTCAAAAACATTCCTTGAAGGATCTTTTACATATGATTATCAAAACCCTATTTCAAGTTCAAGACAAGAAAAtccatttttcttgaatttcccTTCTCTATTTCTTGATGATCACCATCATGAGTCTCCCTTGAGCCAAATATTGCCCCATAAGCACCAAGACCAACAGCCTAGTGATCACCATGCCAAAGAGGGGAATTTTACTCACATTTCTGGTGAGACATCAAAGGAGGAAATGTCTATTGAGGCTAAAACATCATCAAAGAAGAGAAATCTTAGCGCAACGCCAAGAAGGAGAACAGGTAAGAAGGATAGGCATAGCAAGATTTGCACGGCTCAAGGCATGAGGGATCGGAGAGTGAGATTATCCCTTCACATAGCACGTAAGTTCTTTGATCTCCAAGACATGTTAGGCTTTGATAAGGCAAGTAAAACCATAGAATGGCTTTTCAACAGATCCAACAATGCCATAAAAGAGCTCTCAGAAAACATCCAACCAAAGGAATACAGTGATggtaacaaaattactataaccAGTAACAATAGTTCAAGTAGTGAAGGAAAGAATGATTCCCTTATGTCTGAGTTTGAggagaactcaatcaatggacgaaaagagaaagaaaaattgaGTGAAATGGTGCAAGATAATCCTCATAAAAGGGAGTCAATGGAAAAAGCAAGAGCAAGGGCTAGGGAGAGGACCAAAGAAAAAATGATGATCAAAGGTCTTGAAAAATGCAAAGAATGGTATGAAACAAACCCTAATAACATGTTTGACCAATTAGGGTCATCAAGAAGGAATAGTGGTTTTCTTGATCAAGCTTCCAACTATAATTCTTACAATACAAGTGTCAATCAAGAAAAGGGTTCTCCCCATGAAGCCAATTCTCAATCTCTAGGGCATCATTTtgcaattcaaaattatttcgGTGGTGCAAGTACCTCAGGATTAGATTCTGGCAATTGCTTCATGAGTTTTCTTGGAAATTGGGAAATCAACTATGCCCCAATAAAATCCAGCAGTTATAGTCCATTTGCAGGTAACCCTAACTCAATTTATTTGGGTAACTCGAGATATCATCAATTTCAGCCACTTGATCAAGATAAAAACTTATCCTGCAGACATCATAGACTGGAATAAACTCGATTTCAAGACGTACCGCGTATTTTAAATATAGTTTATATCCCCTATGGTTCGCCCtgtttgattttcattttgttgttgGTTGATTTTTGCAATGTGgaaaaattctattatttttcttttgatgctTGGTGTGTAGAAAACGAAAAGAATGTGTCTATGaataaaattttttgtttcattatttcacCAATGATGCTCTTTTTATTCGTTTAAGGGTAGTAGTTGCTAGTTTTTACTTGTTACTGTTGGTTGGTAATGAGTAGATCTCAATAAATAATCTATCATACTCCAAGAAGGAAGTTGCTGACTAAATAAATTCTAGCATAAATACAATGGTTGAGACAACTATAGAAAACTAATGCAGGAGATCTTCCTGGATAATTTGGGTTCTTTCTTTTGTTGATAGAGGAGAAATTCCTAAAAACCACGATTCAGAACTCGGTGAATAATAGGCCCATTTGTTTAGGATTAAAGCCATGCCACATATATGGAgtgaaatttgagagaaaacttCTTAAAACGTAGCTGGTTGAAACAATAATATTGAAGAAGAGTAGTGCCGACTAGACGTGagcgagggtctatcggaaacaatcttTCTACCTTCACAAGATAAAGATAGATTAAATATTTTGTTAGTAGTGCCGACTAGAGGGGTTTATAGTCTCTTCTCAATGTGGCCGtaaaataaattagtaaattGAAGTAGTACTTTGTGCCAATAGGTGGCAAATATATTGTAGTTTCAACGAATGAATTAGCCATTGTTACTCAAGTTGATTGGAAGAATTAATAAATTCTTGAATGTTTTAGCACTTGTAGGATAAAGCACTTTACTACAAGATTAAACTCAAATATCCTTAGTAATAAATTGGTGAGAAATTCGACTCTCTTCCTAGCCACCCAGAcagaaaaataatgaagaagaaagTGATAACCATATCTTTTAAATCATTTCATGAATAAATGACCTTAATTAGTCGGTCAAACTTGCTAGGTGAAAGACATATGTAGCATTAATTTGTTTAATATTTATACATGAGAGCCTAATATAATTTTCCACCTATCTGAATTGGTGTAATTGATGAATTTCTGGCGAGACTTTAATTTAGTAGTTTttacttcatttatttttatttactgaaCTTTGTTATATAAGCGGCTGATCATCTGCAAGTCATAAATTTTCAAATTCCGACAAGCTTAAGTGAATTGGCTGCTGTGATCTCTCTCTTGATAAATATATTAATGGTTTGATATCTTACCTTCATTCTTGATgtaattaaacatcaaaatttaaaCTGATGATCAAAGGTACTTGTAAAAATG is from Capsicum annuum cultivar UCD-10X-F1 chromosome 5, UCD10Xv1.1, whole genome shotgun sequence and encodes:
- the LOC107872401 gene encoding transcription factor DICHOTOMA-like, producing the protein MFPSSNTHEPYSHTSKTFLEGSFTYDYQNPISSSRQENPFFLNFPSLFLDDHHHESPLSQILPHKHQDQQPSDHHAKEGNFTHISGETSKEEMSIEAKTSSKKRNLSATPRRRTGKKDRHSKICTAQGMRDRRVRLSLHIARKFFDLQDMLGFDKASKTIEWLFNRSNNAIKELSENIQPKEYSDGNKITITSNNSSSSEGKNDSLMSEFEENSINGRKEKEKLSEMVQDNPHKRESMEKARARARERTKEKMMIKGLEKCKEWYETNPNNMFDQLGSSRRNSGFLDQASNYNSYNTSVNQEKGSPHEANSQSLGHHFAIQNYFGGASTSGLDSGNCFMSFLGNWEINYAPIKSSSYSPFAGNPNSIYLGNSRYHQFQPLDQDKNLSCRHHRLE